TTGAAGATCAATGGAAAGAACTGAAGTGAGAGCAACTATCGCTCAAATATGTTACATGAATGACATACTGGCAATCCTGACTGCAACACATTGTCTGTTAGGGTAGTAAGACAAAGCAAACGGTCGTCAATGGACaggtaacgcgcgttagagaCAAACTCTACTATAGTatgttgcaaacaaacacttaTTAATTGCAAGAATTAGTTTGTCCTACAGCATCATTCGACAAACTTGCAGCCACAAATCATGTCACTACTCTAGGTCTTCAGCGATTAACAGACCATATAACAGATAGCCTAACTAAGAGCAACAGAAAGTCCGCCATCTTTGGGCGAGACAAAGCAGCCAGCAAAGAGATATAATGAGATCTAACAGTCATCTCACTACTGCGACTAAAACTTGAGAGTCACTATGAGACAGTACAGACATTTCTAGCTTTTCAGTTTGTATCCTGAGACAAATCTTCAAGCGCAATGGCATTTTGGGACTTCAGTCGTCCACACTCCATCCAAGCAGTGAGATTCGCTCGCGCCGTCAAGTGTATAGCCGTCGTCGCATTTGTATGCAACAGCTGTACCACTGGAATGTGTGACGGCGTCTGCTGGAGTACAGGTGGCGTGGTCCGGGCAGGCACGTCCGGTACAGTCGGCTTCGAGCACGCAGGCCGGAGGAGGGGAAGTCCACAGGCCGTCCTTTTGGCATATGCTTGTTGTAAACCCTCTCAGCTTGTAGCCTTTGACGCAGTTGTAGATGATGGTACCGTGTTCGAGACGACATAGGGTGTTAGCAGGACACGGACGATCGGCACACTCTAGAAGGAACACAAAGTTGGTGCTCTAGCCTCATTATAATGGAAACCAATAAAGTAGAGCTTCAAGTGTGGGTTGTGCTTATCTCAAATTTAACCATGCATACTTATAAGTTTCATCTTCGCGTGTGCTCGTACACATCTCTTGGCATGCGTTTGTTCAATGTGCACGGCTGTGTCCGTGTacccgtctgtctgccagAGTATCTGCTTGTAGGTCTGAATGCTTGCATGCCCTCTAATAATACTTGCAGACACAATGCATCTCACCTGAAGCCGGAGGGGTTTTGCAAGGCTATTAAAACAAACGAAGAGAAATCAATTACAACCGTTGCTACAAAAACAAAGGCTCTCTTACCACATTCTCTCCGTTTCCGACCTTTACACGTATACGCATGCCTCGTGTTTGGCAGTGGTCACTCTGTGTGCAGAGGAAAAAGAACGTGGTGTTTGTCGTCTGCGGCAGTTGTATGGTGCAGTTGAATTCTCCTGTAACTCCGGGCTTAGGAATACAGTGCGGCTGGAAGAAGGGAGCGCATTGTTTGAACTCATACTCAAACACTTGAGCAACAGAGTGATCGGCTATATCGTAGTGAAATATCAAAGTTGCTCCAGCTGCGACGTTAACAGGAGGATATTCAGCTTGAAGTGGTGAAATGGGATGCCATTTTATGAACACTGCCTTCTGGTCATCACTGACTTGAACAAGATTTAGGTAGTCTTCCTTGGAGAGTACCGTTCCGTAGGAAATTTGAGGGTTAGGGACTGAAGGGAGGCAGGCGTCCTCGCAATCCCTTTTATTTCGTGTTGAGCAGAGATTCTGTCTGTCGTTGATCACATTGCGAAGGTCATTTGCAGCAATTCCAGCAGAGAGATCGATAGGATCCTGACCTTTACCGTAGACGTCGAGAAACAGGGCATCGGACACATCAAATGGTTGAGAATAAAAGTCATCAAAATCTCCCAAGTTCATTTGCATTTGAGGGAGTTTTAGAAGTTTTCTGCACCAACTTGTGCAGTTTGGTGATTGGCATGCAACCTTCATTGTGCCCCACATACCGATCTCACCGACaatgtggttgtttgtcaGTATCGTATTTGCACTCGCGTTCCCGGTCAGGCGATGCGGATCGACAATCAGACGAACCATGTACGGTTTGTTTTCGGAAATGGGAAGTTTTGTGAACTGAGCAACTAACGCTTTCTCACCTGCATGCGGAGCGTCACAGTGGAAGTCTGTCACCTTGAATGGGTGATCATAGTTGTAATACATGGTTTTCTTGTAGTCACTCACTTCTTCAAATGTCCAATCTATAAATGGATAAGACCTATGATCTTTTGGAAGAAACGAACTGGTGTCATTATTGGTTAGTTCCCATCCAGCCCAGATTCGGTCAATATTAGCGTGATAGAACCAGAAGAGAGGATCAAATGCGGTCCAAGTCTGAGAAGATGTCGTGTAGACGTCGGCAAACCCTCCTATGAAGACGTGCATTAGGTTATGAGGACACTCGAAGTGTAATGAGAATTGGTCAAATTGATGTTGTCTGAATGCGTCGCAGATACCGTCACGAACTGTCTGTAGCGGGGTGTAACCCTCGACGTCCTGATTGCGGGTAGTGTTGGCCCCCGGGCTTGGAGGACTCTCATTCGCTCCCTCAATAGAAGGAATTCTGTACGAGTAGAGAGGGTTGTATTccgttttgtttgtcttcttgttgaaATAAAACTTTTCTTTAACAATAGAAGGAAGGAGGTCTTGAACGGGAGTTGTGGGTTTAGGCGAGTAAATCGAAGTGAAGTCCCAATACGGCAGAGATATGTTTGAATCGACGGTACGCAAAGCCTGTTCCATTTCGTACATATAGAGACGATGCCACTGAAGAAATCCGTGTTGGAAACACGTGGTCGTTTCGTGCTGACACGTGGCTGTGAACCATCCGTGATGTTTGGCCACATTGAAGTACGTGCAGTTCTTCTCTGGGTTTGTCTTGTCCAGTGCCATCAGTTTTGCGAAAGCATCGCGAAGACGCTGAACTTCATCTTCGTCTTTCATCAGATCAGTCAGATTCCTACGGGTGACGTTTGTTCCCGCCGGCTAGAATTAATTAGTAAACAAGGTTGGACACAGTGAATTCATAGTTTTCCTGGCATGCGCAAAAGTTGGCTTCAAGGGGTTACCAATCTGTAAAGTTGGTAGAACTTCAAAACAACATCCTTTCTAACTGATTAGTGACAATTTGGCGCATGCACTATAGAATTATAGTAACACGTCATCGGTTAATTGAAATATATACAAAACAATTATGATACATTCCATCACGTCAACCACAATAATTAGTACGATACGTTCAGATACTCTTTCTTGCTCAAACACCTACGACGGTATAGTGAGATAGATACTTTAGCCATGCCCGAGGATCATCTCCATGACAATGTACACCATCATGCCTTTTCGACAGTTAATTAGGGGCATATGTACAAAAGAAGAACATGCACTTTCAATTTTATATGCCTATATAACACGTTACGTTTCAACAAAACAGAGATTAGACTTCTCTCAAGTGTTTCTTGCAGCGGCCTTTTAGAAAACAAGACACTAAGAGGCTAATAAATTAGATTACATAAAGATTTAAGTCTCACACGTTCTAGTGCTTGTAAAGTGCTTGATTCTAAACTAGAAGAGACACTCCTAGTagacgcatgcatgcatgcaaactgaCAAAATGTTGGTTTGGGCTACACCAATTCCTAGATCAAGTAAATGTTGCAGCTCACTCTTCTGTGGTCGCACGTTCCGTTGGCGTACGGTTCCAGCTGTGCAGAACCCATGTCGATCATTGAAAGCACCCCCAGAGCCACAACTGCCAGAAGAACGCTAAAATCTCGCATCATTAAGATGAAGACGAGCTGAGCTCCAACTGACTGCTATAGAGTGTGCGAGCGACTTTTGATCCTGCACGCACGAGAGTGGGTGGAGCTAAAGTAGCCTAGTGTACTACTCTAGAAGCCAAACGAACAATATTCgggctattaattaaattctagGGGAATCCCATTGAGTCAATATTGTCTACGTTACACAATAGGCGGAATATCGACGTTCTctaaatataattatttagGTTGTTTCTAGAAATTTGGTTACCGGATGCTTCGCGTCAGTTCGACGCACAGTGAGATTtctaacagacacacaatgttaAAACAATTGACCTTCTACGCTAACTTAATTATCAGACGGTCAGTACGATCGCACATCTTGCCCAGTACAGGTTTGTCAGACAAGGTTCTAGAGATGGTGTTCTAGTGTACATATCCACGCAGGACAGAAGCGTGTCCAACCAAAACGCTCTAAATTTGCTGCTACTAGATCAAATGCAACCATAAATTAGTTGATTTGATTATAAGTAGTCACGTGAATATgtctactaattaattataataataatgtaataatttatttttatcacaccaaatctggtgtagttccctcatagggcaacataacacacacacacacacacacacacacacacacacacacacacacacacacacacacacacacacacacacacacacacacacgtgacacatcTAGAGaaatgacataactaacacacaaaatcacttaaCCTGCACGTAAAAATATACCATCTACCATATCCAATCCGTGTCCAGGATAACTACGTCTAACTATTAGCATTATTACATTGTACAACAGGatgtcttattgatatcaattattaatacaTGTCATGGTCGTTCTTGTTCGATTTCTCGTCGTTGTGATATTATTCGGTTTCGTTCTAGCTGGATTCTATAATATCTACTTTCATGGGGCAAAGAACGACTGCTACATAACGTATATGTATGAAATGCCGCAGTACGTTCCCGTTCCTCTCTCTGCCAACGTCAGTCAAGCGTTTCCTACGTATGGCCTCTACTACTACACGGAAGGAAAAATGCCAGAAACACTACCCCGCTTTAGTGGAGTTCCTGTTCTCTTCATACCTGGAAATGCAGGTAGGAagtgtggtcacgtgactgccTTTCATTGGTTTCattgagttaattaacactaacATAGTAGCAGTTTTCTAAGACTTGGTAATTGCACTATAAGGCAGTTTTCAGACTGCAACATGCCTGTAGTATATTGCATGTGCCAATTAACTTAATGCTAGTATGATGTACGTACCCAATAGTACAGTACTCAAGAAGAGTCCATACGTAATTTCCAAATTTACTGTTGCTGTCAATTTTTTTCACAAATTGCTTATGTAAAATTCTGTATACACGTGAAATATATACAACTTACAGTTCGTGTAGGAAACAAGTTGTTGATCAATTTTATCCGAAGACATCTAATAATTCAAGTGTCAAATCATATTACGAATTCTTTGATGCAATAGTCTGGGGGAGTATGCTTGTTTACAAGGATTTGACTTATTGATTCTCGAAGCTCAACTATGGTTGTCTGGTTAGTGTTTATATGAGAGAGTAACGTCTCCCCAAGCAGGGACATAGCATGGCTTCTAGAAATGGGGGTCTAAACTTTATAATAGGGACACTTccacttttatggacacgcccattttattggcttctaattgactgatacggcaGATCCACACTGGAAATtagggtggtgtatatactatacaCAGCTTCGGCCCTCACATGTATtcacagtccacaattttttaTGACCATGCTTACAAATTATGGGGCTATATCttggtctagcccatgccacgctacaccCCTGCCCCAACAAGGTTAGACACGATGAGCATATACAGTACGTCAAATCGCATTATTTCGATACCCAATAATCTGACACTTACTTTCCGATGAAGGTACACatgaaaccaatttacatgggttactgtgtatttgtttaccaatAATCAGACAGTTGTGTTAGTCAGAGAGAAACCAGTGGAACAAATGTTTGGAATAAGGtttgactgtacatgtacatgatgAACCATATAGGCAACCATATAGTGTTTCAAAAAGTGTGAAACATTGCAACTTTTACTAGTAACAGAAAACTATAGCATTTTTGATcagttttaaattttattgctATCAGATCTTTCCCACAATGTGATGCAAGAAGCAGATTGCTACACACAATTACAGTGATTGATCTATTGGCACCGATATTCCTTGCAGTGAATGTGGTGGGCAGATGAGATCCTAGTCATTACTGATGTGTGAAACACTAGGTACAGTAGTGTGCCGGTCACGTGAAGTACGACCTGCTAGACAACTGAATAACACTTGACCAAATTGTATGTGTAATGTGGTGGACGTAAATCAAGCTGCATAGCTATGTCAACGTAGATTATACTTTTTTCTTTATTAATTGTCTAATTAGTTTGAGGAACGATGATGTGTGTATCGTGATAGTTGTACTGAGACCTGTAGACGAATATGTGGTACTCACATACTGTGAATAGTGGCAAAGATTCTATGCTGTTACTAATGTCATCTACATGGGGACTAGATAAGTGTTAATGCATGTATGTggacagacagtgacacatacagacacaacGGACGAACAATGAGTAATACTAATGGGTAGACttttattatctatttatgttcgtgtcttgtctgtttacGTATTATGTCGTTGTGTACATTACAGGAAGTCACAAAGAAGTGCGCTCAATGGCATCTGTTTCTCTTCGTATGTTTGCGCCAGGTACTCAGTCTAATCATTTCGACTACTTTACTGTAAGTCTGAATGGAGAACTCTCCGGTCTCTATGGTGGAGTGTTACATAACCAGGCAACATATGTGTCACTCTGTATACAACACGTATTGTCCCTGTATAATCAATCCCCACGTCCATCAGTGTTTCTTCTGGGTCACTCGGCTGGCGGTATTGTAGCAAAATATATGCTTGGTTTGCCAGACGTTGACCTATCTGCAGTCAACACCATTCTAACTCTTGGGACTCCCAATGCTTTTCCAGTTCTttcactggatgaacatcTTGTACAAGTGACGGTTAGTGCCGACATGGCTATGAAAAGACACAATTCACTTTTGGTTATGGCTATTGGTGGTGGGATTCGAGATCGTCAAGTACGTTCTGGACTGACTCGTCTGCCCAAGAGCTATCGGAGGTTATCAATGGTCTCCACAGCTCTTGCACACGTGTGGGTAACGGTCGATCATAATTGCCTTGTCTGGTGCAAGCAGATGGTCATTAATTTCAATCGAGCTTTGTTTCAATTAATTGATGCAAATACGCATCAGTTAGT
This window of the Corticium candelabrum chromosome 17, ooCorCand1.1, whole genome shotgun sequence genome carries:
- the LOC134193049 gene encoding uncharacterized protein LOC134193049; its protein translation is MMRDFSVLLAVVALGVLSMIDMGSAQLEPYANGTCDHRRPAGTNVTRRNLTDLMKDEDEVQRLRDAFAKLMALDKTNPEKNCTYFNVAKHHGWFTATCQHETTTCFQHGFLQWHRLYMYEMEQALRTVDSNISLPYWDFTSIYSPKPTTPVQDLLPSIVKEKFYFNKKTNKTEYNPLYSYRIPSIEGANESPPSPGANTTRNQDVEGYTPLQTVRDGICDAFRQHQFDQFSLHFECPHNLMHVFIGGFADVYTTSSQTWTAFDPLFWFYHANIDRIWAGWELTNNDTSSFLPKDHRSYPFIDWTFEEVSDYKKTMYYNYDHPFKVTDFHCDAPHAGEKALVAQFTKLPISENKPYMVRLIVDPHRLTGNASANTILTNNHIVGEIGMWGTMKVACQSPNCTSWCRKLLKLPQMQMNLGDFDDFYSQPFDVSDALFLDVYGKGQDPIDLSAGIAANDLRNVINDRQNLCSTRNKRDCEDACLPSVPNPQISYGTVLSKEDYLNLVQVSDDQKAVFIKWHPISPLQAEYPPVNVAAGATLIFHYDIADHSVAQVFEYEFKQCAPFFQPHCIPKPGVTGEFNCTIQLPQTTNTTFFFLCTQSDHCQTRGMRIRVKVGNGENVPCKTPPASECADRPCPANTLCRLEHGTIIYNCVKGYKLRGFTTSICQKDGLWTSPPPACVLEADCTGRACPDHATCTPADAVTHSSGTAVAYKCDDGYTLDGASESHCLDGVWTTEVPKCHCA